One window of Mesorhizobium loti R88b genomic DNA carries:
- a CDS encoding AsmA family protein translates to MPSSLIRRGVWAIGAAVIVIALVVAALPLIASTRIVRDRIAWEMSAWSGFRVAIDGSPRIEVWPKFRAILTDVTLSKWTDADAPPVVEAERVEIDLSAMAALQGDVAFSTARLVRPTIRVQRTVDGLFLPTAPTGGRIARSIDTARGVVSADPAKPDLDKLPADAFGTVEFRDGRMVASVDGKDVEILSSLNGQANWAAMNSNATLSATGIWRGESVALDAASPKPLVLFAGGMAPLTLSFKAAPATFSLDGMASMAENGYFDGQVKFAAPSLRRVLEWSQAGIAPSAAIGSVSISSKVTASAGRIKFENTALALDNNPGMGALDLSLGEAQPVISGTLAFDTLDLRSFLSAFTPLAPASGTGPEIEASFADRINLDLRLSAAHATAGPIQLADVAATAQVKDGLSVFDISDASAFGGNIQTSLRFDRKPEGTQVEIRLLASDVDGGAFGTAAGMTRLVPVGTGTVSVILKGPGRTWDSIFENADGSVSATFGPGALSKFNLPAFLKHSEQGGFFALDDVSDGTLPIDGAELKATISRGVARLDKAEANSAKTKIWLSGIASYAGRGLALSGGVIQPDQAAAQKTGQQGPNQSSFFVGGTWSTPFISPISRGVSGE, encoded by the coding sequence ATGCCGTCATCCTTGATCCGCCGCGGAGTATGGGCGATCGGCGCTGCCGTGATCGTCATCGCTCTGGTGGTCGCCGCGTTGCCGCTGATCGCCTCGACGCGTATCGTGCGCGACCGCATCGCCTGGGAAATGAGCGCCTGGAGCGGCTTCCGGGTCGCCATTGACGGCTCGCCACGCATCGAGGTCTGGCCGAAATTCCGCGCAATCCTGACCGATGTGACGCTGTCGAAGTGGACGGACGCCGATGCGCCGCCGGTCGTCGAGGCCGAACGGGTCGAGATTGACCTCTCGGCCATGGCGGCATTGCAGGGCGATGTGGCATTTTCCACGGCGCGGCTGGTGCGGCCGACGATCCGGGTCCAGCGCACGGTGGATGGCCTGTTCCTGCCCACGGCACCGACCGGCGGCCGCATCGCACGCTCCATCGACACGGCGCGCGGGGTCGTCAGTGCAGACCCTGCCAAGCCCGATCTCGACAAGCTGCCGGCCGATGCCTTCGGCACGGTGGAGTTCAGGGACGGCCGCATGGTGGCTTCCGTCGACGGCAAGGACGTCGAGATCCTGAGCAGCCTTAACGGCCAGGCGAATTGGGCGGCGATGAACAGCAATGCGACGCTGTCGGCAACCGGCATCTGGCGCGGCGAAAGCGTGGCGCTCGACGCTGCCTCACCGAAGCCGCTGGTGTTGTTTGCCGGCGGCATGGCGCCGCTCACTCTATCTTTCAAGGCAGCACCCGCCACCTTCTCCTTGGACGGCATGGCCAGCATGGCCGAGAACGGCTATTTCGACGGCCAGGTCAAGTTCGCGGCACCCTCGCTGCGCCGCGTGCTGGAGTGGTCTCAGGCCGGCATCGCGCCGAGCGCGGCGATCGGCTCGGTCAGCATTTCGAGCAAGGTCACGGCGTCGGCCGGACGCATCAAATTCGAAAACACCGCGCTTGCGCTGGACAACAATCCCGGCATGGGCGCGCTCGACCTGTCGCTTGGCGAAGCACAGCCGGTGATCTCGGGCACGCTCGCCTTCGACACGCTCGACCTCAGATCGTTCCTGTCCGCCTTCACGCCGCTGGCGCCTGCGAGCGGTACAGGACCAGAAATCGAAGCGAGTTTCGCCGACCGGATCAACCTCGATCTCAGGCTGTCGGCGGCGCATGCCACGGCAGGCCCCATCCAGCTTGCCGATGTCGCCGCGACCGCCCAGGTCAAGGATGGTCTTTCCGTCTTCGATATCTCCGACGCCTCGGCCTTTGGCGGCAACATCCAGACCAGCCTTCGTTTCGACCGCAAGCCCGAGGGCACCCAGGTCGAGATCCGGCTGCTTGCGTCCGATGTCGATGGCGGCGCGTTCGGTACGGCGGCCGGCATGACCCGGCTGGTGCCGGTCGGCACGGGCACCGTTTCGGTCATCCTCAAGGGACCGGGCAGAACCTGGGATTCGATCTTTGAAAATGCCGACGGCTCGGTCTCAGCGACCTTCGGCCCCGGCGCGCTCAGCAAGTTCAACCTGCCGGCCTTCCTCAAGCATTCCGAACAGGGCGGCTTCTTCGCGCTGGACGACGTCTCGGACGGGACGCTGCCGATCGACGGCGCCGAACTGAAGGCAACCATTTCGAGAGGCGTGGCGAGGCTGGACAAGGCCGAGGCCAATTCGGCGAAAACCAAGATCTGGCTTTCCGGCATCGCCTCCTATGCGGGGCGCGGACTGGCACTGTCCGGCGGTGTCATCCAGCCGGACCAAGCGGCGGCGCAGAAGACCGGCCAGCAGGGACCCAACCAGTCGTCCTTCTTCGTTGGCGGAACATGGAGCACGCCGTTCATTTCCCCGATAAGCCGCGGCGTTTCGGGCGAATAG
- a CDS encoding ABC transporter permease produces MNATWSRFNVTSIVLGFAFLYLPIVLLIVFSFNESKLVTVWGGFSTKWYVSLFHNQGLMDATWVTARVGVISATVATVLGTLAALTLTRYTRFRGRVLFSGMVFAPLVMPEVITGLSLLLLFVAVGLDRGFLTVTLAHITLTMCFVAVVVQSRLVSFDRSLEEAAMDLGATPVKTFFQITLPVILPAIVSGWMLAFTLSLDDLVIASFTSGPGATTLPMKIYSQVRLGVTPEINAACTILIAVVAVGVIIASIANKRREVQRQLDEQVAQRG; encoded by the coding sequence ATGAACGCCACCTGGAGCCGCTTCAACGTCACCTCGATCGTGCTTGGCTTTGCCTTCCTGTACCTGCCGATCGTGCTGCTCATCGTCTTCTCCTTCAACGAATCCAAGCTCGTCACCGTCTGGGGTGGCTTCTCGACCAAATGGTACGTGTCGCTGTTCCACAATCAGGGCCTGATGGACGCCACCTGGGTCACGGCGCGCGTCGGCGTCATTTCGGCGACGGTTGCGACCGTGCTCGGCACGCTGGCGGCTCTCACCCTGACACGCTACACGCGGTTCAGGGGCCGGGTGCTGTTTTCCGGCATGGTCTTCGCACCGCTCGTCATGCCGGAAGTCATCACTGGCCTGTCGCTGCTGCTGCTCTTCGTTGCCGTTGGTCTCGACCGCGGCTTCTTGACGGTGACACTCGCCCACATCACGCTGACAATGTGCTTCGTGGCGGTCGTCGTGCAGTCACGCCTGGTTTCCTTCGACCGGTCACTGGAGGAGGCGGCGATGGATCTCGGCGCGACGCCGGTAAAAACCTTCTTCCAGATCACGCTGCCGGTCATCCTGCCGGCAATCGTGTCCGGCTGGATGCTGGCCTTTACGCTGTCGCTCGACGATCTGGTCATTGCCAGCTTCACCTCCGGGCCGGGCGCCACGACGCTGCCGATGAAGATCTACAGCCAGGTCCGTCTCGGCGTGACGCCGGAGATCAATGCCGCCTGCACCATCCTGATCGCCGTTGTCGCGGTCGGCGTCATCATCGCTTCGATCGCCAACAAGCGGCGTGAAGTGCAGCGCCAGCTCGACGAACAGGTGGCGCAGCGCGGGTGA
- a CDS encoding acetoacetate--CoA ligase, with amino-acid sequence MAAEVPLWTPTQDQIDASPLTAFLKEAETKAGATFASYADLHRWSVEDREAFWSLVWDFCGIVGDKGGERLLADGDKMPGASFFPDATLNFAENLLEKTGSGDAIVFRGEDKIERRLSWNELRQLTSRFQQLFLSLKVKKGDRIAAMMPNMPETVAAMLATASIGAVWSSCSPDFGEQGVLDRFGQIEPVIFIAPDGYWYNGKAIEVADKITAVAAKLDTVRKVLIVDYLGSSRDVADIIDKAVALEEALSPFAAKPVGFERLPFSHPLYILFSSGTTGIPKCIVHSAGGTLIQHVKEHRLHAGLSEGDRFFYFTTCGWMMWNWLASGLASGATLLLYDGSPFYPDGNVLFDFADAEKMTFFGTSAKFIDSVRKAGLKPIRSHDLSTIRSISSTGSPLSPEDFRFVYEGIKKDVHLASVSGGTDIVSCFVLGVPTQAVWTGEIQGPGLGLAVDVWDDDGRPIRQEKGELVCTRAFPSMPIGFWNDPDGKKYQAAYFERFDNVWCHGDFAEWTDHGGMIIHGRSDATLNPGGVRIGTAEIYNQVEQMPEILEALCIGQDFDNDVRVVLFVRLAAGVQLDEDLEKRIRAKIRTGASPRHVPARIVAVADIPRTKSGKITELAVRDVVHGRAIKNKEALANPEALELFRNLPQLAE; translated from the coding sequence ATGGCTGCCGAAGTACCGCTCTGGACCCCGACGCAAGACCAGATTGACGCTTCGCCGCTGACCGCTTTCCTGAAGGAAGCGGAAACGAAAGCCGGCGCCACATTCGCCTCCTATGCCGACCTTCACCGCTGGTCGGTCGAGGACCGCGAGGCATTCTGGAGCCTGGTCTGGGATTTTTGCGGCATCGTCGGCGACAAGGGAGGCGAGCGCCTGCTGGCCGATGGCGACAAGATGCCGGGCGCATCATTCTTCCCCGATGCGACGCTGAACTTCGCCGAGAACCTGCTGGAGAAGACCGGTTCTGGTGACGCGATTGTCTTTCGCGGCGAGGACAAGATCGAGCGGCGGCTGTCGTGGAACGAACTACGGCAGCTGACCTCGCGCTTTCAGCAGCTGTTCCTGTCGCTCAAGGTAAAGAAGGGCGACCGCATCGCGGCGATGATGCCCAACATGCCGGAGACCGTTGCCGCCATGCTGGCCACGGCCTCGATCGGCGCGGTCTGGTCATCCTGCTCGCCCGATTTCGGTGAGCAGGGCGTGCTCGACCGGTTCGGCCAGATCGAACCTGTCATCTTCATCGCGCCAGACGGTTACTGGTACAACGGCAAGGCGATCGAGGTCGCCGACAAGATCACTGCTGTTGCGGCCAAGCTTGATACCGTGCGCAAGGTGCTGATCGTCGATTATCTCGGCTCGTCGCGCGATGTCGCTGACATTATCGACAAGGCCGTGGCGCTGGAAGAGGCGCTGTCGCCGTTTGCGGCCAAGCCGGTCGGCTTCGAGCGGCTGCCATTTTCGCATCCGCTCTACATCCTGTTTTCGTCAGGCACCACCGGCATTCCCAAATGCATCGTCCATTCGGCCGGCGGCACGCTGATCCAGCATGTCAAGGAACACCGGCTGCATGCCGGCCTCAGCGAGGGCGACCGCTTCTTCTATTTCACCACTTGCGGCTGGATGATGTGGAACTGGCTGGCGTCGGGCCTCGCATCCGGCGCGACACTGCTGCTCTATGACGGCTCGCCCTTCTACCCCGACGGCAATGTGTTGTTTGATTTCGCCGATGCCGAGAAGATGACCTTTTTCGGCACCTCGGCCAAATTCATCGATTCCGTGCGCAAGGCCGGCCTCAAGCCGATCCGCAGCCATGATCTGTCGACAATACGCAGCATCTCGTCGACCGGCTCGCCGCTGTCGCCGGAGGATTTCCGCTTTGTCTATGAGGGGATCAAGAAGGACGTGCATCTGGCCTCGGTCTCCGGCGGCACCGACATCGTCTCCTGCTTCGTGCTTGGCGTGCCGACGCAAGCTGTCTGGACCGGCGAGATCCAGGGTCCCGGCCTTGGCCTCGCCGTCGATGTCTGGGACGACGATGGCAGACCGATCCGCCAGGAGAAGGGCGAACTGGTCTGTACCAGGGCCTTTCCGTCGATGCCGATCGGCTTCTGGAACGACCCGGACGGCAAGAAATACCAGGCCGCGTATTTCGAGCGTTTTGACAATGTCTGGTGCCATGGCGACTTCGCCGAATGGACGGATCATGGCGGCATGATCATCCATGGCCGCTCCGACGCCACGCTCAATCCGGGTGGTGTGCGTATCGGCACGGCGGAGATCTACAACCAGGTCGAGCAGATGCCGGAGATACTCGAAGCGCTGTGCATCGGCCAGGATTTCGACAATGACGTGCGCGTCGTGCTTTTCGTGCGGCTGGCGGCCGGTGTCCAACTGGACGAGGATCTGGAAAAGCGCATCCGGGCGAAAATCCGCACCGGCGCCAGCCCGCGCCATGTGCCGGCCAGGATCGTTGCCGTCGCCGACATCCCGCGCACCAAGTCGGGCAAGATCACCGAACTCGCGGTGCGCGACGTCGTTCATGGCCGCGCCATCAAGAACAAGGAAGCGCTGGCCAACCCGGAAGCGCTGGAGCTGTTCAGGAACCTGCCTCAGCTTGCCGAATGA
- a CDS encoding PAS domain S-box protein — MPSEYSFLDVAVLDAVRQRFAAGDAIAILSVDLEQVIWANGPGAAVFGYPDIEAIIGASAQLPLIARRQIMATSGFPEIGTDRGITVRLATGMTSRTIGFQASAVTLPDGEKAIMLAVPAAQTGSRSAAEIASRAISGFTEDGHFIAFIDAGGNVEAASEGFSALDIQPATLAALVADVAAESERIVKRLVPGGNTSYPAGLARLTPDRHLLVVIDEDQLEDNASVEEASAGPEVVESPANETGGTAAAAESTGVESDPHQDNQPTADVSQTEAIKRPAAEIEHEPTPSEPVTEHKPEQATQELTEPTGPTPVAADNDQPAAGTPAQHDHWYFNAGEDDARPAPATQEPKNNAEASAGTAKQDEATSPAAVAETSAAETSADTPNHDEATSPAAPIAPPPAARTIDRSAAPMRFVWRTDAEGKFSTLSPEFADIVGKPAADVIGRRFRDVAAAFGLDASGEIAGLLERRDTWSGRSVLWPVVGTDLKIPVDLAALPVYGRSRAFEGFRGFGVARTGDAIVDPEAIGMALVPNGEAPVGSVPEAVEPLVEEPKAEEPNAADPFKGEVPALTIVPKPERRFADKVIRLAEHRQPANDKGLSTLERSAFREIGERLKKDSSPAEPPEAEKPGIESPTQPEAKTPGEPAAETVAEAPTPKTEAPIESVAEVASTPDAAPDQEPTEASEIPVAEPENGAVSAEPSETDVDAEDEIDLARLDGVHPDDTVDEEHADAPAGVTGSLLSYADHNDEPSPVADNDEPTVPEPVASEPVAAEPEIAKPAAIDEEPATADTRHVATDDDSMTSADFRDAEDNEDWAGAEDAAVRDEVAEHAGPSAVSDGQAVAPAAEIVSASDAAGMQRPRLQVPPLKTEGFVPSAFSVGNDSKAPDTSLLSKLPVPLLIHSGDQLHYANEEFLDLTGYDTLEDLEDAGGLGALFADPYADDSASDGSDRALRLKTRDGQEFPIDAILRSVPWRDGKALMLVVRRSGEDDAPVALHAVGEEPTQPDISELKARIAEMRTIIDTATDGVVLIGSDGTIRSISRPAEALFGFDSDEVTGKPFASLFAIESQRAARDYLTGLSEPGVASVMNDGREVIGREAQGRFIPLFMTIGRLPNDSGFCAVVRDITQWKRAEEDLTQARAVAERASSQKTDFLARISHEIRTPLNAIIGFSELMVDEKFGPVANDRYRDYLRDINRSGNHVLDLVNDLLDISKIEAGQQEMAYEAVSLNDTLAETVAMMQPQANRERVIIRSSFASRLPEVVADLRSVRQIALNILSNAIRYTQAGGQVIVSTAYETSGDVVMRVRDTGIGMSQAEIEQALKPFKQINALKRGRGDGTGLGLPLTKAMVEANRARFTINSTPGEGTLVEVAFPSTRVLAE; from the coding sequence ATGCCGTCCGAATATTCCTTCCTCGACGTCGCCGTGCTCGACGCGGTCCGCCAGCGCTTTGCCGCCGGCGACGCGATCGCGATCCTGTCGGTGGACCTGGAGCAGGTGATCTGGGCCAATGGGCCGGGTGCTGCCGTGTTCGGCTACCCCGACATCGAAGCCATCATCGGCGCCTCCGCACAGTTACCGCTCATTGCTCGCCGCCAGATCATGGCGACCAGCGGTTTTCCCGAAATCGGCACTGATCGTGGCATCACCGTCAGGTTGGCGACCGGCATGACCAGCCGCACCATCGGCTTCCAGGCAAGTGCCGTGACCCTGCCCGACGGCGAAAAGGCGATCATGCTGGCGGTGCCGGCGGCGCAGACAGGCTCGCGCAGTGCCGCTGAAATCGCCAGCCGGGCGATCAGCGGCTTTACCGAAGACGGCCATTTCATCGCCTTCATCGATGCCGGGGGCAATGTCGAGGCCGCCTCGGAGGGATTTTCAGCGCTCGACATCCAGCCCGCGACACTGGCCGCCCTGGTGGCCGATGTGGCTGCCGAGAGCGAACGCATCGTCAAGCGCCTCGTTCCGGGCGGCAACACCTCTTACCCGGCTGGCCTCGCCCGGTTGACGCCGGACCGGCATCTCCTGGTCGTGATCGACGAGGATCAGCTCGAGGACAACGCGTCTGTTGAAGAGGCTTCGGCAGGCCCCGAAGTGGTGGAAAGCCCGGCCAACGAAACCGGCGGCACTGCCGCGGCGGCGGAAAGCACCGGCGTTGAATCCGATCCTCACCAGGACAATCAGCCGACGGCGGATGTTTCGCAGACAGAGGCGATCAAGCGGCCCGCTGCCGAGATCGAGCACGAGCCCACCCCTTCCGAGCCCGTGACTGAACATAAGCCGGAACAGGCAACGCAAGAGCTAACGGAGCCGACCGGACCGACACCGGTAGCTGCCGACAACGATCAGCCGGCGGCTGGCACGCCGGCACAGCACGATCATTGGTATTTCAATGCCGGCGAGGACGATGCGCGACCCGCGCCAGCGACGCAGGAACCGAAGAACAACGCCGAGGCTTCGGCGGGCACCGCGAAGCAGGACGAGGCCACCTCCCCGGCTGCCGTGGCCGAAACGAGCGCGGCCGAGACTTCGGCCGACACCCCGAACCACGACGAGGCCACCTCCCCGGCTGCCCCGATCGCACCTCCCCCGGCCGCCAGGACGATCGACCGCTCAGCGGCGCCGATGCGGTTTGTCTGGCGCACCGACGCCGAGGGCAAGTTCAGCACGCTGTCGCCGGAATTCGCCGACATCGTCGGCAAGCCGGCCGCCGACGTGATCGGCCGGCGCTTCAGGGATGTCGCGGCCGCCTTCGGCCTCGACGCGTCCGGCGAGATTGCCGGCCTGCTGGAGCGGCGCGACACCTGGTCCGGCCGCTCCGTGCTGTGGCCTGTTGTCGGCACCGATCTGAAGATCCCCGTCGACCTCGCCGCCTTGCCGGTTTATGGCCGCAGCCGTGCTTTCGAAGGTTTTCGCGGTTTCGGCGTGGCGCGGACCGGCGACGCGATCGTCGATCCGGAAGCGATCGGCATGGCCCTGGTGCCCAATGGCGAGGCCCCTGTAGGGTCTGTACCGGAAGCCGTCGAACCTCTCGTTGAAGAACCGAAGGCCGAGGAGCCGAACGCGGCGGATCCGTTCAAGGGTGAGGTGCCGGCGCTGACCATCGTGCCGAAACCGGAGCGGCGCTTTGCCGACAAGGTCATCCGGCTGGCCGAACACCGGCAGCCGGCCAACGACAAGGGGCTGTCGACACTGGAGCGCAGCGCCTTCCGCGAGATCGGCGAGCGGTTGAAGAAAGACAGTTCGCCGGCCGAGCCGCCGGAAGCCGAGAAGCCCGGCATCGAAAGCCCGACGCAACCCGAGGCCAAGACACCGGGTGAACCGGCGGCGGAAACGGTAGCGGAGGCCCCAACCCCGAAGACGGAAGCTCCGATCGAGTCTGTCGCCGAGGTTGCGTCGACACCTGATGCCGCCCCAGATCAAGAGCCGACAGAGGCCAGCGAAATCCCGGTGGCGGAGCCGGAGAACGGCGCCGTGTCGGCCGAGCCATCCGAGACCGATGTCGATGCCGAGGACGAGATAGATCTCGCGCGACTCGATGGCGTCCATCCGGACGACACGGTTGACGAGGAGCATGCCGACGCGCCGGCCGGCGTGACTGGCTCGCTGCTCAGCTACGCCGACCACAATGACGAGCCCAGCCCTGTCGCGGACAATGACGAGCCTACGGTCCCTGAACCGGTAGCCTCTGAACCAGTCGCTGCGGAACCGGAAATTGCCAAGCCGGCCGCGATCGACGAAGAACCGGCAACTGCGGACACCAGACATGTCGCGACAGACGACGACAGCATGACGTCGGCCGATTTTCGCGATGCCGAGGACAATGAGGATTGGGCCGGCGCGGAAGATGCCGCGGTTCGTGATGAGGTCGCGGAGCATGCCGGGCCATCGGCCGTCTCCGACGGGCAAGCCGTTGCGCCGGCCGCCGAGATTGTCAGTGCCAGCGACGCCGCCGGGATGCAGCGCCCACGCCTGCAGGTACCGCCGCTCAAGACCGAAGGCTTCGTGCCGTCGGCGTTTTCCGTCGGCAACGATAGCAAGGCTCCCGATACGTCGCTGCTCAGCAAGCTGCCGGTGCCGCTGCTCATCCATTCGGGCGACCAGTTGCACTATGCCAACGAGGAATTCCTAGACCTGACCGGTTACGACACGCTTGAGGATCTCGAGGATGCCGGCGGCCTGGGCGCGCTGTTTGCCGATCCCTACGCCGATGACAGTGCCTCCGACGGCAGCGACCGGGCGTTGCGACTGAAGACCCGCGACGGACAGGAATTCCCGATCGACGCCATCCTGCGCTCCGTTCCCTGGCGCGACGGCAAGGCGCTGATGCTCGTCGTGCGCCGTTCTGGCGAGGATGACGCGCCTGTGGCCCTGCACGCGGTTGGCGAGGAGCCGACACAGCCCGACATTTCCGAGCTCAAGGCGCGCATCGCCGAGATGCGCACCATCATCGACACCGCCACCGATGGCGTCGTGCTGATCGGCAGTGACGGCACCATCCGCTCGATCAGCCGCCCGGCCGAAGCGCTGTTCGGCTTCGACAGCGACGAGGTGACCGGCAAGCCGTTCGCCTCGCTGTTTGCCATCGAAAGCCAGCGCGCAGCGCGCGACTATCTCACCGGCCTGTCCGAGCCCGGCGTGGCGAGCGTGATGAACGACGGCCGCGAGGTGATCGGGCGCGAAGCGCAAGGGCGCTTCATCCCCCTGTTCATGACCATCGGCCGGCTGCCCAATGACAGCGGCTTCTGTGCCGTTGTGAGAGACATCACACAGTGGAAGCGGGCCGAGGAAGATCTCACCCAGGCGCGTGCGGTGGCCGAGCGGGCTTCCTCGCAGAAGACCGATTTCCTTGCCCGCATCAGCCACGAGATCCGCACGCCGCTCAATGCCATCATCGGGTTTTCCGAATTGATGGTCGACGAGAAGTTCGGGCCGGTCGCCAATGACCGCTACCGCGACTATCTCAGAGACATTAACCGCTCGGGCAACCATGTGCTCGATCTGGTCAACGACTTGCTGGACATCTCGAAGATCGAGGCGGGCCAGCAGGAAATGGCCTATGAGGCGGTGTCGCTCAACGATACGCTGGCAGAGACCGTGGCGATGATGCAGCCGCAAGCCAACCGCGAACGCGTCATCATCCGCTCCAGCTTCGCCTCGCGGCTGCCGGAAGTGGTGGCTGATCTCCGTTCCGTGCGCCAGATCGCGCTCAATATCCTGTCGAACGCCATCCGCTACACCCAGGCCGGCGGCCAGGTGATCGTCTCGACCGCCTATGAAACCTCGGGCGATGTCGTCATGCGCGTGCGCGACACCGGCATCGGCATGAGCCAGGCCGAGATCGAGCAGGCGCTGAAGCCGTTCAAGCAGATCAACGCGTTGAAGCGCGGACGTGGCGACGGAACCGGCCTCGGTCTACCGCTGACCAAGGCGATGGTGGAAGCAAACCGCGCCCGCTTCACCATCAATTCGACGCCTGGCGAAGGCACTCTGGTGGAGGTCGCGTTCCCCTCGACCCGGGTGCTCGCGGAATAG
- a CDS encoding phasin encodes MSRTKTAETIENVEFPSFDASKATDQMRAFAEKGVEQSKEAYAKLKTGAEETQKALESTYETAKTVSSDLSLKTIAALRTNAEAGFSHLEALIGAKSLSEVVELQTSFLRKRIESTVEQAKDFQAVASKAAEDVTKPIKTAFEKAVKDIKAA; translated from the coding sequence ATGTCCAGGACCAAGACTGCCGAGACGATCGAAAACGTTGAATTCCCGAGCTTCGACGCTTCCAAGGCCACCGACCAGATGCGCGCTTTCGCCGAAAAGGGCGTTGAGCAGTCGAAAGAGGCCTATGCCAAGCTCAAGACCGGCGCCGAAGAGACCCAGAAGGCTCTGGAGTCGACCTACGAGACCGCCAAGACTGTTTCGAGCGACCTGTCGCTCAAGACCATCGCTGCACTGCGCACCAATGCCGAAGCCGGCTTCTCGCATCTCGAAGCCCTGATTGGCGCCAAGTCGCTGTCGGAAGTCGTCGAACTGCAGACCTCCTTCCTGCGTAAGCGTATCGAATCGACCGTCGAGCAGGCCAAGGACTTCCAGGCTGTTGCCTCCAAGGCGGCCGAAGACGTCACCAAGCCGATCAAGACCGCCTTCGAGAAGGCCGTGAAGGACATCAAGGCTGCCTAA
- a CDS encoding LysR family transcriptional regulator translates to MDLLALADFVLVARHGGFGRAARAATRPKATLSRRVAELEAGLGLRLVERGARALKLTEEGRALYERAGHLLTELDETAATIASGGQRPRGKLRISAPLLFSQTAMGKIAAGFALKYPEVRLEVSTDDRAVDMIEEGFDLVIRVNPNPDETLVGRAFLHDRLVVAASPGLARPTANMTVPAVVRSAGDRLTWQVMTATGPTSIMIEPVLALTSLVMVRDAVRAGVGAGRLPLSLVSHDLADGTLVEWGEVDGPDIVLWTLYPSKRLLSARVSAFLNYLKEAFPMGTPDELAAYIGK, encoded by the coding sequence ATGGATTTGCTGGCTCTCGCGGATTTCGTGCTCGTGGCCCGCCATGGCGGCTTCGGCCGTGCAGCACGGGCCGCCACACGCCCCAAGGCGACTTTGTCGCGACGGGTGGCAGAACTTGAGGCTGGCCTCGGATTGCGACTTGTCGAGCGTGGCGCGCGGGCACTCAAACTGACCGAGGAAGGGCGGGCGCTTTACGAACGGGCAGGCCATTTGCTGACCGAACTGGACGAAACCGCAGCAACGATTGCCTCGGGCGGACAGCGGCCGCGAGGCAAACTGCGGATAAGTGCACCATTGCTTTTTTCTCAAACCGCAATGGGCAAGATCGCCGCCGGTTTTGCGCTGAAGTACCCGGAAGTTCGACTCGAGGTCTCTACGGATGACCGCGCTGTGGATATGATCGAGGAGGGGTTTGATCTGGTGATCCGGGTAAACCCGAATCCGGATGAGACCCTTGTCGGGCGAGCGTTCCTGCACGATCGACTGGTGGTCGCCGCTAGCCCGGGTCTCGCCCGGCCGACGGCGAACATGACAGTGCCCGCCGTCGTACGATCGGCGGGCGATCGACTGACATGGCAAGTGATGACCGCCACCGGCCCGACTTCAATTATGATCGAGCCCGTTCTGGCTCTAACATCCCTTGTCATGGTCCGGGACGCGGTGCGAGCCGGCGTCGGCGCCGGCCGCCTACCTTTGTCGCTCGTGAGCCACGATCTCGCAGACGGCACGCTGGTAGAATGGGGCGAGGTCGACGGACCTGACATTGTTCTTTGGACGCTTTACCCGTCCAAGCGGCTCCTGAGCGCTCGGGTGTCAGCGTTTCTGAACTATCTCAAGGAGGCCTTCCCTATGGGGACGCCTGACGAACTGGCGGCTTATATCGGCAAATGA